A genome region from Triticum aestivum cultivar Chinese Spring chromosome 2B, IWGSC CS RefSeq v2.1, whole genome shotgun sequence includes the following:
- the LOC123040512 gene encoding zinc finger protein 36-like, with protein MAMMKMTHDDYVHLCLMALASVATGGDQAQAAKGQWLQTVTAAAPAASELRFRCSVCGKAFPSHQALGGHKASHRKRAALVLPLQSVSPAEETVASSTSSGVGGHRCSVCHRSFATGQALGGHKRCHYWDGLSVSLTASASRSGSGSSVRDFDLNLTPVPEKAAGGMRRWGEEEEVQSPLPLKKRRLSSPSLELNLILLD; from the coding sequence ATGGCCATGATGAAGATGACGCACGACGACTACGTCCACCTGTGCCTCATGGCGCTCGCCTCCGTGGCGACCGGCGGCGACCAAGCACAGGCAGCGAAGGGGCAGTGGCTGCAGACCGTGACTGCGGCGGCGCCAGCAGCCAGCGAGCTCAGGTTCCGGTGCTCCGTCTGCGGCAAGGCGTTCCCGTCTCACCAGGCGCTCGGCGGGCACAAGGCCAGCCACCGGAAACGGGCGGCGCTCGTGCTGCCGCTACAAAGCGTTTCGCCGGCGGAGGAGACGGTGGCATCGTCGACGTCGTCTGGCGTCGGCGGGCACAGGTGCTCCGTGTGCCACCGGAGCTTCGCGACGGGGCAGGCGCTCGGCGGGCACAAGAGGTGCCATTACTGGGACGGGCTGTCGGTCTCGCTGACGGCGTCCGCGTCGCGTTCCGGCTCCGGGTCGTCCGTGAGGGATTTCGACCTCAACCTGACGCCGGTGCCGGAGAAGGCCGCCGGAGGCATGCGAAggtggggagaggaggaggaggtgcagaGCCCCTTGCCGCTCAAGAAGCGGCGGCTGTCAAGTCCTTCCTTGGAGCTTAATTTAATACTCCTTGATTGA